In one window of Nocardiopsis aegyptia DNA:
- a CDS encoding elongation factor G, with amino-acid sequence MTSTLNIGVLAHVDAGKTSLTERLLFESGAIDRLGSVDTGDTTTDTGSVERERGITIRTAVAGFRVGPTRVNLIDTPGHTDFVAEVERALAVLDGAVLVVSAVEGVQAHTRVLMRVLRESGLPVLLFVNKTDRAGARPERVFAEIRRRLTGGALAMDTVRDAGTPHARTEPGDLRDPAFARRVAEALAEHDDALLAALVEDRPLPGPDALTGVLREQVGRGLVYPVLCGSAVTGQGVGALTRVLTTLLPVTTAAHGEDAADELRGTVFAIERAPTGEKTGYLRLRAGCLEPRAHVEFERADPGDDGPHRGRITGLEVVGAEGVRSRPLAAGEIGRIRGLPGVRVGDRLGPPAAAARFARPALEAVVRPEDGGDAARLHAALAALADQDPLIHLRTVAGEGLSVLLYGEVQKEVVAATLAEDFGVRAVFEPSRTAHTERPAGTGSAVEEVSPGRLVGTWATVGLRVDPMKEGAGVVFRREVEFGALIGAFDRAIEETVRDTLGQGLYGWPVTDCAVTLIRSGFAPPTTPADFRELTPLVLMRALDRAGTRVFEPVHGFELEVPADVLGGVTARLNALGARVRDTVETAEGWLLRGEVAARSVDAFRTELPGLSRGEGVWWTFPEGERAVTGPVPRRARTDGNPLDYDEYLVHRANARRSG; translated from the coding sequence ATGACCTCCACACTGAACATCGGCGTTCTCGCCCACGTCGACGCGGGTAAGACCAGCCTCACCGAACGCCTGCTCTTCGAGTCCGGAGCCATCGACCGGCTCGGCAGTGTCGACACCGGCGACACCACCACGGACACCGGCAGCGTCGAACGCGAGCGCGGCATCACCATCCGCACGGCCGTGGCCGGATTCCGGGTCGGACCGACCCGCGTCAACCTGATCGACACGCCGGGCCACACCGACTTCGTCGCCGAGGTCGAGCGCGCCCTGGCGGTGCTCGACGGGGCGGTCCTGGTGGTCTCCGCCGTCGAGGGGGTCCAGGCCCACACCCGGGTGCTCATGCGCGTGCTCCGCGAGTCGGGGCTCCCGGTGCTGCTGTTCGTCAACAAGACCGACCGCGCCGGGGCGCGGCCCGAGCGCGTGTTCGCCGAGATCCGACGGCGGCTCACCGGCGGCGCCCTGGCCATGGACACCGTGCGGGACGCGGGCACACCGCACGCGCGCACCGAGCCGGGGGACCTCCGGGACCCCGCGTTCGCCCGTCGCGTCGCCGAGGCGCTCGCCGAGCACGACGACGCCCTGCTGGCCGCCCTGGTCGAGGACCGCCCGCTCCCGGGACCGGACGCGCTCACGGGGGTGCTGCGGGAGCAGGTCGGGCGCGGCCTGGTGTACCCGGTCCTGTGCGGATCGGCGGTCACGGGCCAGGGCGTCGGCGCGCTGACGCGGGTGCTCACCACCCTGCTGCCGGTGACCACGGCGGCCCACGGCGAGGACGCCGCCGACGAGCTCCGGGGCACGGTGTTCGCGATCGAGCGCGCCCCCACCGGCGAGAAGACGGGCTACCTGCGGCTGCGCGCAGGGTGCCTGGAGCCGCGCGCGCACGTCGAGTTCGAGCGCGCCGACCCGGGGGACGACGGGCCGCACCGGGGCCGGATCACCGGGTTGGAGGTGGTCGGAGCCGAGGGCGTGCGGTCCCGGCCCCTGGCCGCCGGCGAGATCGGCCGGATCCGCGGGCTGCCCGGCGTGCGCGTCGGGGACCGGCTGGGCCCGCCGGCCGCGGCCGCGCGGTTCGCCCGGCCCGCGCTGGAGGCCGTCGTGCGTCCGGAGGACGGCGGCGACGCGGCGCGCCTGCACGCCGCCCTGGCGGCGCTGGCCGACCAGGACCCCCTGATCCACCTGCGCACCGTCGCGGGGGAGGGCCTGTCGGTCCTGCTCTACGGCGAGGTGCAGAAGGAGGTCGTCGCCGCCACCCTGGCCGAGGACTTCGGCGTGCGGGCCGTGTTCGAGCCCAGCCGGACCGCGCACACCGAGCGCCCGGCGGGGACGGGGTCGGCGGTCGAGGAGGTCTCCCCGGGGCGCCTCGTCGGCACGTGGGCCACGGTCGGCCTGCGGGTCGATCCGATGAAGGAGGGCGCGGGCGTCGTGTTCCGCCGCGAGGTGGAGTTCGGCGCGCTGATCGGGGCCTTCGACCGGGCCATCGAGGAGACCGTCCGCGACACCCTGGGCCAGGGCCTGTACGGCTGGCCCGTGACCGACTGCGCGGTGACGCTGATCCGCAGCGGGTTCGCGCCCCCGACCACGCCCGCCGACTTCCGCGAGCTGACCCCGCTCGTGCTGATGCGGGCACTGGACCGGGCGGGCACGCGCGTGTTCGAGCCGGTGCACGGGTTCGAGCTGGAGGTCCCGGCGGACGTGCTCGGCGGTGTGACGGCCCGCCTGAACGCGCTGGGCGCACGCGTGCGCGACACAGTGGAGACCGCCGAGGGGTGGCTGTTGAGGGGAGAGGTGGCGGCGAGGTCGGTGGACGCCTTCCGGACCGAGCTGCCCGGCCTCTCCCGGGGCGAGGGCGTGTGGTGGACGTTCCCGGAGGGGGAGCGCGCGGTGACGGGGCCCGTCCCCCGCCGGGCCCGCACCGACGGCAACCCGCTGGACTACGACGAGTACCTGGTGCACCGCGCCAACGCCCGCCGGAGCGGCTGA
- a CDS encoding endonuclease/exonuclease/phosphatase family protein, whose protein sequence is MCQPLTRASPSPSRIPTPDQTGEGVSPSRTPSRRVLASATAVTALSLTAALSTALPAAAEATGPVIGEVYGGGGNSGAELRNDFVELGNPTDAAVGLDGWSVQYLPARPGDSTRVQVTPLGGAIEPGTSYLVRQGAGAGGSVDLPAPDAAGGTAMAAGSGVVLLVEGTEPVACRTAAECAEEEGVADLVGYGSATVFEGAPAPGLSNTTSAARDADLTDTGDNAADFTAGAPAPTNAAGETAGDGGGTDPEDPVEPGDLRVHDVQGTTRSSPLEGETVSGLPGVVTAVNAFGSARGFWFQDTEGDGDPRTSEALFVFTGSTTPDVSVGDEVLAAGRVSEYRPASGSQSITQLDRARWTVVSEGNDVPESLDLGGDTIPDTYAPDHGGDTTDRELEPDTYALDFWEAHEHMLVRVEDAPVIGATDPYDALWVTAKPDENRTVNGGTHYGSYDEPNTGRVKIESLLDLERHPFPRADVGDTLTGVTEGPVYYSRFGGYLVRATTMGELAPGGLERVPARDAERYEVTVATYNVENLDGQDDQAKFDELAQGVVDYLGTPDIIGLEEIQDSSGPTDDGTVDPDVTLDRLVAAIEDQGGPSYEWRQISPQDGQDGGQPGGNIRNAFLFNPEHVRFVDVEGGDATTAVEVTEGPRGAELSVSPGRIEPQDEAWDDSRKPLVGHFRAKGRDLYVVTNHFNSKGGDPSLHGVQQPPVRTSEVQRNAQARLVRQFAEDLLAVDPEANLIVMGDLNDFPFSPTLDILTADGLLANPMDALPEEERYNYVFDGNSQALDHILVNGVLADRMDYDVVRVNSEFHDQVSDHDPQVLWFDIRRGPPHRP, encoded by the coding sequence ATGTGCCAGCCCCTCACCCGTGCATCCCCATCCCCATCCCGGATCCCCACCCCCGACCAGACCGGAGAAGGCGTGTCCCCCAGCAGAACCCCCTCCAGACGCGTGCTCGCGTCCGCCACGGCGGTGACGGCGCTGTCCCTGACCGCCGCGCTCTCCACGGCCCTGCCCGCCGCGGCCGAGGCCACCGGCCCCGTCATCGGCGAGGTCTACGGCGGCGGCGGCAACAGCGGCGCCGAACTGCGCAACGACTTCGTCGAACTCGGCAACCCCACCGACGCGGCCGTCGGCCTCGACGGCTGGAGCGTGCAGTACCTGCCCGCGCGGCCCGGCGACTCCACCCGGGTCCAGGTCACCCCGCTCGGCGGCGCGATCGAACCGGGCACCTCCTACCTGGTGCGCCAGGGCGCCGGCGCCGGCGGCTCCGTCGACCTGCCCGCCCCCGACGCCGCCGGCGGCACCGCCATGGCCGCGGGCTCGGGCGTGGTCCTGCTGGTGGAGGGCACCGAACCGGTCGCCTGCCGGACCGCCGCCGAGTGCGCCGAGGAGGAGGGCGTCGCCGACCTCGTCGGCTACGGCTCGGCCACCGTCTTCGAGGGCGCGCCCGCCCCGGGGCTGAGCAACACGACCTCGGCCGCCCGCGACGCCGACCTCACGGACACCGGCGACAACGCCGCCGACTTCACCGCCGGAGCCCCCGCCCCCACCAACGCGGCCGGGGAGACCGCCGGCGACGGCGGAGGCACCGACCCCGAGGACCCGGTCGAGCCCGGCGACCTGCGCGTCCACGACGTCCAGGGCACCACCCGCTCCTCGCCCCTGGAGGGCGAGACGGTCAGCGGCCTGCCCGGCGTCGTGACGGCCGTCAACGCCTTCGGCAGCGCGCGCGGCTTCTGGTTCCAGGACACCGAGGGCGACGGCGACCCGCGCACGAGCGAGGCGCTCTTCGTCTTCACCGGATCCACCACCCCCGACGTGTCCGTCGGCGACGAGGTCCTGGCCGCCGGCCGGGTGAGCGAGTACCGGCCCGCCAGCGGGAGCCAGAGCATCACGCAGCTCGACCGGGCCCGCTGGACCGTGGTGTCCGAGGGCAACGACGTCCCCGAGTCCCTCGACCTGGGCGGGGACACCATCCCCGACACCTACGCGCCCGACCACGGCGGCGACACCACCGACCGGGAGCTGGAGCCGGACACCTACGCCCTGGACTTCTGGGAGGCCCACGAGCACATGCTCGTGCGTGTGGAGGACGCCCCCGTCATCGGCGCGACCGACCCCTACGACGCCCTGTGGGTCACCGCCAAGCCGGACGAGAACCGCACGGTCAACGGCGGCACGCACTACGGCTCCTACGACGAACCCAACACCGGACGGGTCAAGATCGAGTCGCTGCTCGACCTGGAGCGGCACCCCTTCCCGCGGGCCGACGTCGGCGACACCCTCACCGGGGTCACCGAGGGCCCGGTCTACTACAGCCGGTTCGGCGGCTACCTCGTGCGCGCCACGACCATGGGCGAGCTCGCCCCCGGGGGCCTGGAGCGCGTCCCCGCCCGCGACGCCGAGCGCTACGAGGTCACCGTGGCCACCTACAACGTGGAGAACCTCGACGGCCAGGACGACCAGGCCAAGTTCGACGAGCTCGCCCAGGGCGTCGTCGACTACCTGGGCACGCCCGACATCATCGGCCTGGAGGAGATCCAGGACAGCAGCGGCCCGACCGACGACGGCACCGTGGACCCCGACGTCACCCTGGACCGCCTGGTGGCCGCGATCGAGGACCAGGGCGGCCCGTCCTACGAGTGGCGGCAGATCAGCCCGCAGGACGGCCAGGACGGCGGTCAGCCCGGCGGCAACATCCGCAACGCCTTCCTCTTCAACCCCGAACACGTGCGGTTCGTCGACGTCGAGGGCGGCGACGCCACCACCGCGGTGGAGGTCACCGAGGGACCCCGCGGCGCCGAGCTGAGCGTGTCGCCCGGCCGGATCGAGCCGCAGGACGAGGCCTGGGACGACAGCCGCAAGCCGCTCGTCGGCCACTTCCGGGCCAAGGGCCGGGACCTGTACGTGGTGACCAACCACTTCAACTCCAAGGGCGGCGACCCGTCGCTGCACGGCGTCCAGCAGCCGCCGGTCCGCACGAGCGAGGTCCAGCGCAACGCCCAGGCCCGGCTCGTCCGCCAGTTCGCCGAGGACCTCCTCGCGGTCGACCCGGAGGCGAACCTCATCGTCATGGGCGACCTGAACGACTTCCCGTTCTCGCCGACCCTGGACATCCTCACCGCCGACGGACTGCTGGCCAACCCGATGGACGCGCTGCCGGAGGAGGAGCGCTACAACTACGTGTTCGACGGCAACTCGCAGGCGCTCGACCACATCCTGGTCAACGGCGTCCTGGCCGACCGGATGGACTACGACGTCGTGCGCGTCAACTCCGAGTTCCACGACCAGGTCAGCGACCACGACCCGCAGGTGCTGTGGTTCGACATCCGCCGCGGCCCGCCGCACCGCCCCTGA
- the galE gene encoding UDP-glucose 4-epimerase GalE, protein MNVLLTGGAGYIGSHTAVELLDAGHGVVVVDTLVNSHEESLRRVERITGRSVAFHPADCTDADALRRVFAEHDVDAVIHMAGLKAVGESARQPLRYYRNNLDALLSLAEVMDEFDVRDLVLSSSATVYGNPERVPIAEDAALASANPYGATKLFAEQILRDLAAADERWRITALRYFNPIGAHPSGLIGEDPQGVPNNLFPYIAQVASGRRERLQVFGDDYDTADGTGVRDYLHVVDLARGHLAAVTHLADATGFRAYNLGTGKGVSVLEGVRAFERASGRPVPYEVVERRPGDIAVCYADPSAAARDLDWKAVRGVDEACADAWRWQSANPDGFARG, encoded by the coding sequence ATGAACGTACTGCTCACCGGTGGCGCCGGCTACATCGGCTCCCACACCGCCGTGGAACTCCTCGACGCCGGGCACGGCGTCGTGGTCGTCGACACCCTGGTCAACAGCCACGAGGAGTCCCTGCGGCGTGTGGAGCGCATCACCGGACGCTCCGTGGCCTTCCACCCGGCCGACTGCACGGACGCGGACGCGCTGCGCCGGGTGTTCGCCGAGCACGACGTCGACGCGGTCATCCACATGGCCGGGCTCAAGGCCGTGGGCGAGTCCGCGCGCCAGCCCCTGCGCTACTACCGCAACAACCTGGACGCCCTGCTCTCGCTCGCCGAGGTGATGGACGAGTTCGACGTGCGCGACCTGGTGCTGAGCTCCTCGGCCACGGTGTACGGGAACCCCGAGCGGGTCCCCATCGCCGAGGACGCCGCCCTCGCCTCCGCCAACCCCTACGGCGCCACCAAGCTCTTCGCCGAGCAGATCCTGCGGGACCTGGCCGCGGCGGACGAGCGGTGGCGGATCACCGCGCTGCGCTACTTCAACCCCATCGGCGCCCACCCCAGCGGACTGATCGGGGAGGACCCCCAGGGCGTGCCCAACAACCTCTTCCCCTACATCGCCCAGGTCGCCTCCGGCCGCCGCGAGCGGCTCCAGGTGTTCGGCGACGACTACGACACCGCCGACGGCACCGGTGTGCGCGACTACCTGCACGTGGTGGACCTGGCGCGCGGGCACCTCGCGGCCGTGACCCACCTGGCCGACGCCACCGGGTTCCGCGCCTACAACCTGGGCACGGGCAAGGGCGTCTCGGTGCTGGAGGGCGTGCGCGCCTTCGAGCGCGCGAGCGGCCGCCCCGTCCCGTACGAGGTGGTCGAGCGCCGCCCCGGGGACATCGCCGTTTGCTACGCCGACCCCTCCGCCGCCGCGCGCGACCTCGACTGGAAGGCCGTGCGGGGCGTGGACGAGGCCTGCGCGGACGCCTGGCGCTGGCAGTCGGCCAACCCGGACGGCTTCGCGCGGGGCTAG
- the guaA gene encoding glutamine-hydrolyzing GMP synthase: MSVGAESTFDTVLVVDFGAQYAQLIARRVRECHVHSEIVPSTMPVEEMLAKNPKAIILSGGPSSVYAEGAPHVGAELFQTGVPTFGICYGFQAMTRALGGTVDRTDLSEFGRTELTATNDSVLFSGLPSDLLVWMSHGDSVVAAPEGFTTVASTAGAPVAAFEDTDRRLFGVQFHPEVMHTEHGQDVLRTFLYEGAGCRPTWTMVNIVEEQLERIREQIGDKRVICALSGGVDSAVAGALVQRAVGDQLTCVFVDHGLLRKGEAEQVEKDYVAITGATLKVVDAEDRFLEALSGVTDPEEKRKIIGREFIRVFEQAAREVVVESGEHGAEVEFLVQGTLYPDVVESGGGTGTANIKSHHNVGGLPEDLQFTLVEPLRELFKDEVRKVGEELGLPPEMVWRQPFPGPGLGIRIIGEVTRDRLEILREADAIAREELSRAGLDRDIWQCPVVLLADVRSVGVQGDGRTYGHPVVLRPVSSEDAMTADWSRVPYDVLAKISNRITNEVREINRVTLDVTSKPPGTIEWE; encoded by the coding sequence GTGTCCGTTGGTGCTGAGAGCACGTTCGACACCGTTCTCGTCGTCGACTTCGGCGCGCAGTACGCGCAGCTGATCGCGCGTCGCGTTCGCGAATGCCACGTGCACAGCGAGATCGTGCCCTCGACCATGCCCGTCGAGGAGATGCTCGCCAAGAATCCCAAGGCCATCATCCTCTCGGGCGGCCCGTCCTCGGTCTACGCCGAGGGCGCGCCCCACGTGGGCGCCGAACTCTTCCAGACCGGAGTGCCGACCTTCGGTATCTGCTACGGCTTCCAGGCGATGACCCGGGCGCTGGGCGGCACCGTGGACCGCACCGACCTGAGCGAGTTCGGCCGCACGGAGCTGACCGCCACGAACGACTCGGTGCTCTTCTCCGGCCTGCCCTCCGACCTGCTGGTGTGGATGTCGCACGGCGACTCCGTCGTGGCGGCGCCCGAGGGCTTCACCACGGTCGCCAGCACCGCGGGCGCGCCCGTCGCCGCGTTCGAGGACACCGACCGGCGGTTGTTCGGCGTGCAGTTCCACCCCGAGGTCATGCACACCGAGCACGGCCAGGACGTCCTGCGCACCTTCCTCTACGAGGGCGCGGGCTGCCGCCCCACGTGGACGATGGTGAACATCGTCGAGGAGCAGCTGGAGCGCATCCGCGAGCAGATCGGCGACAAGCGCGTCATCTGCGCGCTGAGCGGCGGCGTCGACTCCGCCGTGGCCGGGGCCCTGGTGCAGCGTGCGGTCGGCGACCAGCTGACCTGCGTGTTCGTCGACCACGGCCTGCTGCGCAAGGGCGAGGCCGAGCAGGTCGAGAAGGACTACGTGGCGATCACCGGCGCGACCCTGAAGGTCGTGGACGCCGAGGACCGCTTCCTCGAAGCCCTCTCCGGGGTGACCGACCCCGAGGAGAAGCGCAAGATCATCGGCCGCGAGTTCATCCGCGTGTTCGAGCAGGCGGCCCGCGAGGTCGTCGTCGAGAGCGGCGAGCACGGCGCCGAGGTCGAGTTCCTGGTCCAGGGCACGCTCTACCCGGACGTCGTCGAGTCCGGCGGCGGCACCGGCACCGCGAACATCAAGTCGCACCACAACGTGGGCGGCCTGCCGGAGGATCTCCAGTTCACCCTGGTCGAGCCGCTGCGCGAGCTGTTCAAGGACGAGGTCCGCAAGGTCGGCGAGGAGCTCGGCCTGCCGCCGGAGATGGTGTGGCGCCAGCCCTTCCCCGGCCCGGGCCTGGGCATCCGCATCATCGGCGAGGTCACCCGCGACCGCCTGGAGATCCTGCGCGAGGCCGACGCGATCGCCCGCGAGGAGCTGTCCCGTGCCGGCCTGGACCGGGACATCTGGCAGTGCCCCGTGGTGCTGCTCGCCGACGTGCGCTCGGTGGGCGTGCAGGGCGACGGCCGGACCTACGGCCACCCGGTCGTCCTGCGCCCGGTCAGCAGCGAGGACGCCATGACGGCCGACTGGTCGCGCGTGCCCTACGACGTGCTCGCCAAGATCTCCAACCGGATCACCAACGAGGTCCGCGAGATCAACCGCGTCACGCTCGACGTCACCAGCAAGCCCCCGGGCACCATCGAGTGGGAGTAG
- a CDS encoding protein-tyrosine phosphatase family protein, whose product MTSTWEPGAPGVLALPSGRLVRGRGLARPLPAGPEPDFALYLLGSTPPSVAWETRWVRWPDFGLPSDRTAAGEALREAWTRAGGERVELACMGGQGRTGTALACLAVLDGVPADEAVAYVRAHYLSGAVETPWQRRFVTRFG is encoded by the coding sequence ATGACATCGACCTGGGAGCCCGGAGCGCCCGGCGTGCTCGCCCTGCCGTCGGGGCGGCTCGTCCGCGGCCGCGGCCTGGCCCGCCCCCTTCCGGCGGGGCCCGAGCCCGACTTCGCCCTCTACCTGCTCGGCAGCACCCCGCCCTCCGTGGCGTGGGAGACCCGGTGGGTCCGCTGGCCGGACTTCGGCCTGCCGAGCGACCGCACGGCGGCCGGCGAGGCCCTGCGTGAGGCGTGGACGCGGGCCGGCGGCGAGCGGGTCGAGCTGGCGTGCATGGGCGGGCAGGGCCGGACCGGGACGGCGCTCGCGTGCCTGGCGGTCCTGGACGGCGTGCCCGCGGACGAGGCGGTCGCCTACGTCCGGGCGCACTACCTTTCGGGCGCCGTGGAGACGCCCTGGCAGCGCCGGTTCGTCACCCGCTTCGGCTGA
- a CDS encoding serine/threonine-protein kinase, with translation MPSDGLPKNLEPLAAGDPATIGPYVLSGKLGSGGMGTVYLGSAADRNSSTPRARGDAPQVAIKVIRPELAFDEATRARFHDEMENARKVASFCTAKVLDHGTFENRPYMVTEYIAGTALAEHIAENGPLDSSTLHGFALGVAAALAAIHRTGLVHRDLKPANVLLSLSGPRVIDFGIARAMNTATNHTQTGIVMGSPGWMAPEQLLEEQVTTSADIFAWGCLVAFAGNGTHPFGNGDAMTLGKRVLFAEPQIGALDSPLDRLVTRALAKEPGRRPTAQDLLLELAGGEDPTNPNDMVSHALHQSWRPNLPPMPPGMPHPGHGQSAHQTMTGMRHPGPGPYQAAPPMPPPAHQTGNFPRPQGPPPGRAAAGHPVGHPAAPPPQHAPQGQAHPVGQPPAQHPASTGPIPMVPPPPEQQVSRPQPYVPPVPPPPHRPAAPSRRRGLVLGTVLAGVAALVALVLLLTFLSSNGSFLPWSDDSSQGQEEEPDTQEPDAQEPDAAVPGGGTDEPTGPPSDMPVTSADGAVQYDVSEVTCGLTKHNIRSGLQTDAEYCVVDLRLTNTGGDLLRFDAEDQIITTTSQSTREGEDPSSEERRQSLWEGPGVAPGTTARGDLVFILRENDGRPEVLSLTHGDGAERTDISIEHLVR, from the coding sequence TTGCCGTCGGATGGGCTCCCGAAGAACCTGGAACCGCTGGCCGCCGGAGATCCGGCCACCATCGGTCCCTACGTGCTGTCCGGGAAGCTGGGTAGTGGCGGCATGGGTACCGTCTACCTGGGCAGCGCCGCGGACAGGAACAGCTCGACACCGCGGGCGCGGGGTGACGCGCCCCAGGTAGCGATCAAGGTCATCCGCCCGGAGCTGGCCTTCGACGAGGCCACCCGCGCGCGGTTCCACGACGAGATGGAGAACGCCCGCAAGGTCGCCTCCTTCTGCACCGCGAAGGTCCTCGACCACGGAACGTTCGAGAACCGCCCCTACATGGTGACCGAGTACATCGCGGGCACCGCGCTGGCCGAGCACATCGCCGAGAACGGGCCGCTGGACTCCTCGACCCTGCACGGGTTCGCCCTGGGCGTGGCCGCGGCCCTGGCCGCCATCCACCGCACCGGGCTGGTCCACCGCGACCTCAAGCCCGCGAACGTGCTGCTGTCGCTGTCCGGTCCCCGGGTGATCGACTTCGGCATCGCCCGCGCGATGAACACCGCCACCAACCACACCCAGACCGGCATCGTCATGGGCAGCCCGGGCTGGATGGCCCCGGAACAGCTGCTGGAGGAGCAGGTCACCACCTCGGCGGACATCTTCGCCTGGGGGTGCCTGGTGGCGTTCGCCGGCAACGGCACGCACCCCTTCGGCAACGGCGACGCCATGACCCTGGGCAAGCGCGTCCTGTTCGCCGAGCCGCAGATCGGTGCGCTGGACAGCCCGCTCGACCGCCTGGTGACCCGCGCCCTGGCCAAGGAGCCGGGCCGCCGGCCCACCGCGCAGGACCTGCTGCTGGAACTCGCCGGCGGCGAGGACCCCACCAATCCCAACGACATGGTCTCGCACGCCCTGCACCAGTCGTGGCGGCCGAACCTGCCCCCGATGCCGCCCGGGATGCCCCACCCCGGGCACGGGCAGTCCGCGCACCAGACCATGACGGGCATGCGCCATCCCGGACCGGGCCCCTACCAGGCCGCGCCGCCCATGCCGCCGCCCGCGCACCAGACCGGCAACTTCCCCCGGCCGCAGGGGCCGCCTCCCGGCCGCGCCGCCGCCGGGCACCCCGTCGGGCACCCCGCCGCGCCGCCGCCCCAGCACGCGCCCCAGGGGCAGGCCCATCCCGTCGGACAGCCGCCGGCCCAGCACCCGGCCTCGACCGGCCCCATCCCGATGGTGCCGCCGCCCCCCGAGCAGCAGGTCTCCCGGCCGCAGCCCTACGTTCCGCCCGTGCCACCGCCGCCGCACCGACCCGCCGCGCCCTCGCGGCGCAGGGGCCTCGTACTGGGCACGGTGCTCGCCGGAGTGGCCGCCCTCGTGGCACTGGTGCTGCTGCTGACCTTCCTGTCCAGCAACGGGTCCTTCCTCCCCTGGTCGGACGACTCCTCCCAGGGCCAGGAGGAGGAGCCGGACACCCAGGAACCCGATGCCCAGGAACCGGACGCCGCGGTGCCCGGCGGCGGGACGGACGAGCCGACCGGACCGCCCAGCGACATGCCGGTCACCTCCGCCGACGGCGCCGTCCAGTACGACGTCTCCGAGGTCACCTGCGGGCTGACCAAGCACAACATCCGTTCGGGCCTGCAGACCGACGCGGAGTACTGCGTGGTCGATCTGCGCCTGACCAACACCGGCGGCGACCTGCTGCGCTTCGACGCCGAGGACCAGATCATCACGACCACGAGCCAGAGCACCCGCGAGGGGGAGGACCCGTCGAGCGAGGAGCGGCGGCAGTCGCTCTGGGAGGGTCCCGGCGTGGCGCCGGGCACCACCGCCAGGGGCGACCTGGTGTTCATCCTCCGCGAGAACGACGGCCGTCCCGAGGTCCTGTCCCTGACCCACGGGGACGGCGCCGAGCGCACCGACATCTCGATCGAGCACCTCGTGCGCTGA
- a CDS encoding 4-(cytidine 5'-diphospho)-2-C-methyl-D-erythritol kinase: protein MTVNTTVTVRVPAKVNLQLAVGPGREDGFHDLVNVFHAVSLFDEVTVTTAPSRPETGLTELTVGGGLGSHLSRVPLDGTNLTARAAALLAERTGRGHPVTIHMDKHIPVAGGMAGGSADAAAALVACDRLWGCDLPRRTLLDYAAELGSDVPFALVGATAVGRGRGEILEPMAGPGRFHWVFALSPHGLSTAKVFAEYDRLRPDAPEPRADAALAAALAAADPVALGRALSNDLQGAALSLLPELERTLETGTEAGALGALVSGSGPTCAFLVGGGAEERSVIDRREADVVAALEASGLCERVVTAYGDVPGATVL from the coding sequence GTGACCGTTAATACCACCGTAACCGTGCGGGTCCCCGCGAAGGTGAACCTCCAACTGGCGGTGGGGCCCGGACGCGAGGACGGATTCCACGACCTCGTCAACGTGTTCCATGCCGTCTCACTGTTCGATGAGGTTACCGTCACGACGGCGCCCTCGCGTCCCGAGACCGGCCTCACGGAGCTGACCGTGGGCGGTGGGCTGGGCTCCCACCTGTCGCGCGTGCCCCTGGACGGCACCAACCTGACCGCCCGCGCCGCGGCCCTGCTGGCCGAGCGGACGGGCCGGGGCCACCCGGTCACCATCCACATGGACAAGCACATCCCCGTGGCGGGCGGGATGGCCGGCGGCAGCGCCGACGCGGCCGCCGCCCTGGTGGCCTGCGACCGCCTGTGGGGCTGTGACCTTCCCCGGCGGACCCTGCTCGACTACGCGGCCGAACTGGGCAGCGACGTGCCCTTCGCCCTGGTGGGGGCCACCGCGGTCGGCCGCGGGCGCGGCGAGATCCTCGAACCGATGGCCGGACCCGGTCGCTTCCACTGGGTGTTCGCGCTCTCGCCGCACGGGCTGTCCACGGCCAAGGTGTTCGCCGAGTACGACCGCCTGCGCCCGGACGCCCCCGAGCCGCGGGCCGACGCCGCCCTGGCGGCCGCGCTGGCCGCCGCCGATCCGGTCGCGCTGGGCCGGGCGCTGAGCAACGACCTGCAGGGCGCCGCGCTGTCCCTGCTCCCGGAACTGGAGCGCACGCTCGAGACCGGCACGGAGGCCGGGGCCCTGGGGGCCCTGGTGTCCGGGTCCGGTCCGACCTGCGCGTTCCTGGTCGGCGGGGGCGCAGAGGAGCGCTCGGTGATCGACCGGCGCGAGGCGGACGTGGTGGCGGCCCTGGAGGCGAGCGGACTGTGCGAGCGGGTCGTGACGGCCTACGGCGACGTGCCGGGGGCCACGGTCCTGTGA